One window from the genome of Nicotiana sylvestris chromosome 9, ASM39365v2, whole genome shotgun sequence encodes:
- the LOC104213811 gene encoding uncharacterized protein yields MYYEKYLCKEHCRTSDRSGNVFIQEILRGNETRCYENFRLRKSVFVDLSNDLTEKYGLKPTRGMSIHEMLGMFLMTCAHGAGNRLIQEIFQHSGETIHRHFHSVLKAVCELARDIIRPHQNYNDGTGAHKPCNGRYLPFFRDCIGALDGTHIKSRLPQGQEIPYIGRKGYPTQNIFAVVDFNICFTFALAGWEGAAHDRHIFGEALRRPELNFPRPIGNKYYLVDAGYPHMTGYMPPYKGDNVRYHLAQFRRGAIRQLREPRGRIEKFNYLHSSCRNIVERPFGVWKARWSILRDMPFYHIDTQRDIILATMAIHNYIRKKCNMDDAFRAVENERYVPSVDPDVGTSLRANNNINVKNVEEQNDLVWMGLRDLIANEICEA; encoded by the exons atgtattACGAAAAATACCTATGCAAGGAACATTGTCGTACATCTGATCGCTCTGGAAATGTATTTATTCAAGAGATATTAAGAGGAAACGAGACTCGTTGTTATGAAAATTTTCGACTGAGGAAGTCGGTATTTGTTGATCTATCGAATGACTTAACTGAAAAGTATGGGCTTAAACCCACACGTGGAATGTCTATACACGAGATGCTAGGCATGTTCTTGATGACTTGTGCACATGGAGCTGGAAATCGATTGATACAGGAAATCTTTCAACATTCAGGAGAAACAATTCATAGACACTTTCATAGTGTCTTAAAGGCCGTTTGTGAGCTTGCAAGAGATATAATTAGACCACATCAAAATTATAATGATGGTACAGGAGCTCACAAGCCATGTAATGGTCGATATCTCCCTTTCTTTAGA GATTGTATTGGAGCACTTGATGGCACACATATTAAATCAAGATTACCGCAAGGTCAAGAGATACCATATATTGGCCGTAAAGGTTATCCGACTCAAAATATTTTTGCTGTCGTAGATTTTAATATATgttttacatttgcattggctgggTGGGAAGGAGCAGCGCACGATAGACATATATTTGGTGAAGCCCTTCGTAGACCGGAACTTAACTTTCCACGTCCAATTGGAAATAAGTATTATCTAGTTGATGCAGGATATCCTCACATGACGGGATATATGCCTCCATACAAAGGAGATAATGTGAGATATCACCTAGCACAATTCCGCCGCGGTGCAATAAGACAATTGCGAGAACCAAGAGGGCGAATTGAAAAATTTAACTATTTACATTCTTCTTGTAGAAATATTGTAGAGCGCCCATTTGGGGTTTGGAAAGCAAGATGGTCTATTTTGCGAGACATGCCTTTCTATCACATTGACACTCAAAGAGACATCATACTTGCTACTATGGCCATTCATAACTATATTAGAAAGAAATGCAATATGGATGATGCATTCCGAGCAGTTGAGAATGAGAGATATGTTCCATCTGTTGATCCTGATGTTGGTACATCTTTGAGAGCTAATAACAATATAAATGTGAAAAATGTGGAAGAGCAAAATGATCTTGTTTGGATGGGTCTTCGCGATTTGATTGCTAATGAAATTTGTGAAGCTTGA
- the LOC104213805 gene encoding mitochondrial dicarboxylate/tricarboxylate transporter DTC-like: MGDKAKSTSSAGAWPTVKPFANGGASGMLATCVIQPIDMIKVRIQLGQGSAGEVTRTMLKNEGFGAFYKGLSAGLLRQATYTTARLGSFRVLTNKAIEANDGKPLPLYQKALCGLTAGAIGACFGSPADLALIRMQADATLPVAQRRNYTNAFHALYRIVADEGVLSLWKGAGPTVVRAMALNMGMLASYDQSVEFFKDNLGMGEAATVVGASSVSGFFAAACSLPFDYVKTQIQKMQPDAQGKYPYTGSFDCAMKTLKSGGPFKFYTGFPVYCVRIAPHVMMTWIFLNQIQKVEKKIGL; the protein is encoded by the exons ATGGGAGACAAGGCGAAATCGACGAGCAGCGCAGGTGCTTGGCCCACTGTAAAGCCATTCGCTAATGGAGGTGCTTCTGGTATGCTTGCCACCTGCGTTATTCAGCCCATTGATATGATCAAG GTACGAATCCAATTAGGGCAGGGATCAGCTGGAGAAGTCACGAGGACTATGCTTAAGAATGAGGGATTTGGTGCATTTTACAAG GGTTTGTCAGCTGGTCTTCTTAGGCAAGCAACATACACAACAGCACGACTTGGATCGTTCAG AGTTTTGACGAACAAGGCTATTGAGGCGAATGATGGAAAGCCCTTACCTCTATACCAAAAGGCTTTGTGTGGTCTGACTGCCGGAGCAATTGGGGCATGTTTTGGTAGTCCAGCAGATTTAGCTCTAATCCGTATGCAAGCTGATGCTACTTTACCTGTAGCCCAAAGACGTAACTACACAAATGCGTTTCATGCACTCTACCGCATTGTGGCTGATGAAGGAGTTTTATCCCTTTGGAAAGGTGCTGGTCCTACAGTAGTGAGGGCAATGGCATTGAACATGGGAATGCTCGCCTCTTATGACCAGAGTGTTGAGTTCTTTAAGGACAATCTCGGCATGGGGGAGGCTGCTACAGTTGTAG GAGCCAGCAGTGTTTCGGGATTCTTTGCTGCTGCTTGCAGTTTACCATTTGATTATGTCAAAACCCAGATTCAGAAAATGCAGCCAGATGCTCAAGGGAAATATCCCTACACCGGTTCATTCGATTGTGCCATGAAAACTTTGAAATCAGGAGGCCCCTTCAAATTCTACACTGGATTTCCAGTATATTGTGTTAGGATTGCGCCTCATGTCATG ATGACGTGGATATTCCTTAACCAAATccagaaggtggagaagaaaatAGGATTGTAA
- the LOC104213806 gene encoding uncharacterized protein, whose protein sequence is MAEVRSAQVKSIFIYPVKSCRGISVSEAALSSTGFRWDRQWIVVNSKGRACTQRVDPSLALVEVELPKEALLEGWEPNPSSFLVIKAPGMDVLKVPLVEPSEVANGVSVWEWSGSALDEGDEASKWFSNYLGKPSRLVRFNEVSESRPTDPNYAPGYKIKFNDVYPFLLISQKSLDTLNEQLKEPVSINRFRPNILVDGSEPFCEDLWKDIKIGENTFRSTELCYRCKVPTINQETAEAGSEPSETLMKFRSDKILKTNKKPQGRIYFGQNLVCVDSLAQEKRKTIKVGDPVYVIKMVSSYVDVSV, encoded by the exons ATGGCAGAAGTAAGAAGTGCACAAGTTAAATCAATATTCATATACCCAGTGAAATCATGCCGTGGTATTTCTGTTTCTGAAGCTGCCCTTTCTTCTACTG GATTTCGATGGGATCGGCAGTGGATAGTTGTAAACTCCAAAGGCAGAGCATGTACTCAAAGAGTAGATCCATCGCTTGCTCTAGTTGAGGTTGAACTTCCGAAGGAGGCATTATTAGAGGGCTGGGAACCCAATCCAAGCTCATTTTTAG TGATAAAGGCCCCTGGTATGGATGTGCTTAAAGTCCCACTGGTTGAGCCATCTGAAGTAGCAAATGGTGTCTCAGTGTGGGAATGGTCTGGCTCTGCTTTGGATGAAGGAGATGAAGCATCAAAATGGTTCTCCAACTATCTAGGGAAACCTAGTCGTCTCGTACGTTTCAATGAAG TATCAGAGTCTAGACCTACCGATCCTAATTATGCCCCTGGGTACAAAATTAAATTTAATGATGTGTACCCCTTCCTCCTTATCTCCCAG AAATCACTGGATACATTAAATGAACAACTCAAGGAGCCTGTGTCAATTAACCGCTTTAGACCAAA CATCCTCGTTGATGGATCTGAGCCATTTTGTGAAGATTTATGGAAGGATATCAAGATAGGCGAAAATACATTCCGTAGCACGGAGTTATGTTATCGCTGCAAG GTTCCCACAATCAATCAAGAAACTGCAGAAGCAGGTTCCGAGCCAAGTGAAACACTCATGAAATTTCGTTCAGATAAAATCTTAAAAACAAATAAGAAACCGCAAGGACGA ATTTACTTTGGTCAGAATTTAGTGTGCGTAGATTCCCTTGCTCAAGAGAAGAGAAAGACCATTAAAGTGGGAGATCCTGTTTACGTCATCAAGATGGTCTCATCCTATGTTGATGTGTCTGTTTGA
- the LOC104213807 gene encoding mitochondrial dicarboxylate/tricarboxylate transporter DTC-like, producing the protein MEDSELNMMYEKEKPMVKVSESSLRNSVWPSLKPFVNGGLAAVLPLSSVYFLQSCVYHILNAMIKSSGQELINPKWLHQTHFNVSQRMPFVLSRRGINMAALLGSYEIFTRKVEALNKGSPLTIYQEAACGLISATFRAYICYPLIEGHVAAGIAQAVTLKHNRFGHIFSTITRVVRNEGPLALWKGASRVNPVSLASCTGMLVSYDRTRIYLKERYGLRENAARLGAGIFSGMCSGACTISVCYAAEIIGFIRSKRVKSPHSFLFYALKVLEPGGGSNFYSRLGKQSVRNAPGVMMVWVLLEAIRDAEESIGL; encoded by the exons ATGGAAGATTCAGAATTGAATATGATGTACGAAAAAGAAAAGCCAATGGTGAAAGTTTCTGAGAGTAGTTTGAGAAACAGTGTGTGGCCATCACTGAAGCCATTTGTGAATGGAGGGCTTGCTGCAGTGCTTCCATTGAGTAGTGTGTATTTTTTGCAATCATGCGTTTACCACATCTTAAACGCCATGATCAAGTCGTCCGGTCAAGAATTAATCAACCCTAAATGGCTCCATCAAACGCATTTTAATGTGTCTCAG AGAATGCCATTCGTGTTGTCTCGACGAGGGATAAACATGGCTGCGCTACTTGGCTCCTATGA GATTTTTACAAGAAAAGTGGAAGCCTTGAATAAAGGGAGCCCTTTGACCATCTATCAGGAGGCTGCTTGTGGGCTTATCTCTGCAACATTTCGTGCTTATATTTGTTATCCTCTGATAGAAGGACATGTTGCTGCTGGCATTGCTCAAGCAGTAACCCTTAAACATAATCGCTTCGGACATATTTTCAGTACAATCACACGGGTGGTAAGAAATGAAGGGCCTTTAGCATTATGGAAAGGAGCCTCGCGTGTTAATCCGGTATCACTAGCATCATGCACAGGAATGCTAGTATCATATGATCGGACTCGGATTTATTTGAAAGAAAGATATGGCCTAAGGGAAAATGCTGCACGTTTAG GTGCAGGAATTTTCTCAGGGATGTGTTCTGGAGCCTGCACTATATCAGTTTGTTATGCAGCTGAAATTATTGGCTTTATTCGATCGAAAAGAGTTAAATCCCCACATAGTTTTCTATTCTATGCCTTAAAAGTTCTTGAGCCAGGTGGAGGCTCTAATTTTTATTCGCGCCTCGGAAAGCAATCTGTTCGTAATGCTCCTGGTGTTATG ATGGTGTGGGTGTTGTTGGAAGCCATCCGTGACGCGGAGGAGTCCATTGGATTGTAG